The Molothrus ater isolate BHLD 08-10-18 breed brown headed cowbird chromosome 6, BPBGC_Mater_1.1, whole genome shotgun sequence genome segment AAAGCTTAGTTTGACATGCTCTTCTACAGATTTAAATGGGAGGAAGAGGATTGGCTTTTAAGCAGTGTATCATCAGGATGTTATGTGGGTCATGCCTGTCTAAAAATTGTTGTTTTTCAGAGTCTAGTTGTACACAGTTTCTTGCAGCTTGTTGTGAGTGAAgctgcccagcctctgttctgTTCTCTCCCTATTCTGTGTGAGGTGAGCAGCCCAGTGACAGGGGTGAAGGATGTGGCCTGCTCCAGGGTTCTTCTCTCCTTTGTTCACTTGTCTAGCttgaaaagcacagagcagctccagctggtgTGCTTACCTGATGGGGCAaacttctccctgctctgtgcttgtTTGGTGCCCCTTGTGCCCTCTCTCTTGTGCCCTACATGCTCAGAGAGACTCTGTCCCACAGAGTCAGGAACTGGCCAGGACCTCTGGGCACTGCTTCCATAAAAAGAACAGGAACTTGGTTAGGAGCCAGAAGATCTGTTTTCTGTTCATTGCTCTGGTGGCCACAGAGTGTgatgtgtgtgtttggggttcttttcattttaaacaattCTCTGAAGAGAGAGtgtataaatattatttttctgttccacTGGCTCTGCATTTGTATGTTAGCTGAGCCACCCATCTTCAAGACAAGAAGAGTTGCTTTGTCTCTCATTGGGTAGAGGAAGACTAGcaatctttttccttcttttgtaaATCACCTCTGTAATGcctcttttcctctcatttgAGGAAGAAATCTGACACTCCCTttagaatgttttaaaaattccaacaggaaaaaactgcaaaatattaaTGTTCTGCATGGTTAGAGCAAACACTATGTTCCTCTGAGTCACAGATGTCAGGTTTGTTTAATCTTAATAAATCTATGCCACAACAACACTATTGAACAGgaagagggatggagggatgaaGGAAGAGTAGTGCTGGGTTAGAAAGGATTCTTGGCCAAAATCTTGTTTAGTGGGAGTCTGGAGATGAAGGGGGCATGGGCATAAACCTGAACACTTCCCACCCTGCCTTCATTAATTACATCTTGGACATTGCCTTTCTAGtgcacatttcattttatttgtatgTTTTATGATAAATTGCCTTTCCATGTTAAGTCATAAGAGTACTCATTTCCCACAGTACATTTGCTGGAGATAAAGTAAGCCTTTTTACATAGCACCCTGTTGGCAAACAAAAATAGCATTTACTCCAATGTGTGTTGCCAAGTATGAGGTACTTCCAAATGAAGTTCAAAAGCTCTGAAACATGCATTAGctgctttttcaaaaatgtgAACAATGCCACTGCTTTCTAGCAAACAGAACTGGTGAGAAGAGGgattggaagggaaaaaataacaacTGGTGTGATAGATGTTGTAGTAGTGCCGGGGATCAGACAGAAGGCATAGCTCTCTGTcactgcaggatttgggggtgctTCTTGTAACAGGACTTAGAGCATCTACTCTGCCCTTCAGGAGGAAACAATTTCTACCTGAGCAGCCTTAGCAAAGCACTTGGGCAGGAGTTCATGTGAGCTCCCCGCGGCTGGGAGTCCCCACAGGAGTGAGCTGTGCTGATTCCAGGCCTGGTGAGGAATTGTCTGACCAGCACTCCTCTCTGGTGCTacccctcccctcccagtgAGGACAGAGATGAGCATGCACATACACCCTTAACACCTGCCAGATTTGGGGGCAGAATGTGAGAGAAACGGGCCAGCGGCTGTATTTCAGCATGGCAGTAGGGCTGGCGATGCTGGGTTTCATGATGGCCCCTGGGCTCTATCTAGgtgtaaataaatgttttagCCACCTGAGAACAGGTGCTGTGGGGCCCTGGAGAAGCACAGGGTagtggctctgctgctgtcacttcAGTGTAGCTCTTCCCAGCTGTGTGTTCCAGCACGCCCCTTCCGTGCTGTTCACATGATGCAAGCATCTGTCCTGCTCAAGTTTACTGCTCCAGGCCATGTTCTTGTTCTCTATTTATGTATACATACACCTTCTACGTTTAGATGAGAAATTGACAATTGGATGGCTTCTTCCTGTGTTTTGAAGATTGCtttcaaaacacaaatgcagtttatcctggtgctgctcagctgcttgtttgtttgggtttttttttgtgggcaGAATGATGAGCTATTTTCTGCCTTAGAGAGATCTTCAAAATCAAGTATTTACATTTGCGCTTGAAATGGAAGTCTTGCCTCTCagagctgtggagctgtgttTTATTGCTGAAATGTTGTATTGCTAAAGAGCAGTTCTGCTTTTGCTGTTACTTGGAATAGGTGTAATTGGTCAATAAATAAGGAGTCTCTGTAGTATCTAATCTAATACTTACACTGAGTGATTTTAGCATGTAGGAGCCGAGTTGCTGGGATCAATgttgcctgtgctgcagcctgtgcttttTCTGAAACTCTAATTTAAAGCACAGTCTTTAACAAGAGTATGCTTCATCACTGGTAATGAGTTGCAACTGCGTGCAGAACACCTCTGTAGAAAATGCACAGTCTTGTGAGTTTTATTACTCCAAACCTCGTaagttaatttgtttttcttggtttttacAGTTCCACCAAGTGAGAAGAGTGATGACCATCCTTTTCTTTACTATGGTTATCTCATACTTCACTTGCATGAAAGCTGCCCCAATGAAAGAAGCCAGTCTAAGAGGACAAGGCAGCTTGGCTTACCCAGGTCTCCGGACCCACGGGACTCTGGAGAGCATAAACGGGCCCAGTGCCGGTTCCAGGGCGCTGACATCGTTGGCAGACACCTTTGAGCACGTCATAGAGGAGCTCCTGGACGAGGAGCAGAACATCCAGCCCGGCGAGGGAAACAAGGATGCAGACTTGTACACATCCCGAGTGATGCTAAGCAGCCAAGTGCCTTTGGAACCCCcgctgctgttcctgctggagGAGTACAAAAACTACCTGGATGCCGCCAACATGTCGATGCGCGTGCGGCGCCACTCGGACCCCGCGCGCCGCGGGGAGCTGAGCGTCTGCGACAGCACCAGCGAGTGGGTGACGGCCGCCGAGAAAAAGACTGCGGTGGACATGTCCGGGGCCACCGTCACCGTGCTGGAGAAAGTCCCCGTGCCCAAAGGCCAGCTGAAGCAAT includes the following:
- the BDNF gene encoding brain-derived neurotrophic factor isoform X2, with protein sequence MFHQVRRVMTILFFTMVISYFTCMKAAPMKEASLRGQGSLAYPGLRTHGTLESINGPSAGSRALTSLADTFEHVIEELLDEEQNIQPGEGNKDADLYTSRVMLSSQVPLEPPLLFLLEEYKNYLDAANMSMRVRRHSDPARRGELSVCDSTSEWVTAAEKKTAVDMSGATVTVLEKVPVPKGQLKQYFYETKCNPKGYTKEGCRGIDKRHWNSQCRTTQSYVRALTMDNKKRVGWRFIRIDTSCVCTLTIKRGR
- the BDNF gene encoding brain-derived neurotrophic factor isoform X3 encodes the protein MTILFFTMVISYFTCMKAAPMKEASLRGQGSLAYPGLRTHGTLESINGPSAGSRALTSLADTFEHVIEELLDEEQNIQPGEGNKDADLYTSRVMLSSQVPLEPPLLFLLEEYKNYLDAANMSMRVRRHSDPARRGELSVCDSTSEWVTAAEKKTAVDMSGATVTVLEKVPVPKGQLKQYFYETKCNPKGYTKEGCRGIDKRHWNSQCRTTQSYVRALTMDNKKRVGWRFIRIDTSCVCTLTIKRGR